From a region of the uncultured Desulfatiglans sp. genome:
- the appF gene encoding Oligopeptide transport ATP-binding protein AppF yields MSAPDQRPLLKLERIRKVYETKGNLFGHGRGQVVALDQLDLDIHRGEIFGLVGESGSGKTTAGRLIVRLEEPDSGRILLDGQDICTFKGKALKNFRRRVQMIFQDPYQSLNPQLSILDAVSEPLLIHTATKRADRLEAARDILGRVGLSPPEDFLFRFPHQLSGGQRQRVAIARAMILGPEVVVADEPTSMLDASISAQIFNILLELREAMDVTLLFITHSLAAARYLCNRIAVLYRGHLVELGPADEIIYRPAHPYTQALIDAIPKFGDCSDLKRYGTLLRVDSEGAGSVSGCPFLPRCAVAQRLYCSQKNPEIRLFAPEHWVACYFPDLRKGGSAVGESCYLSP; encoded by the coding sequence ATGAGTGCACCCGACCAACGGCCACTATTGAAGCTGGAGAGAATTCGCAAGGTATACGAAACCAAGGGAAATCTTTTCGGGCACGGGCGCGGGCAGGTCGTAGCCCTGGATCAACTGGATCTCGACATCCATCGTGGAGAAATCTTCGGCCTGGTCGGCGAAAGCGGCAGCGGCAAGACCACGGCCGGGCGTTTGATCGTGCGGCTCGAAGAACCCGACAGTGGGAGGATCCTTTTAGACGGTCAGGACATTTGCACCTTCAAGGGAAAGGCCCTCAAGAACTTTCGGCGCCGGGTGCAAATGATCTTCCAGGACCCCTATCAATCTCTGAACCCTCAGCTCTCGATTCTGGATGCCGTTTCTGAACCCCTTCTGATCCACACCGCCACGAAGCGCGCGGACCGCCTGGAGGCGGCCAGGGACATCCTCGGCCGGGTGGGGCTTTCTCCCCCCGAGGATTTTCTTTTCCGCTTCCCCCATCAGTTGAGCGGCGGACAGCGCCAGCGCGTGGCCATCGCCCGCGCCATGATCCTCGGACCGGAAGTGGTCGTTGCCGATGAGCCCACCTCCATGCTCGACGCCTCCATTTCGGCGCAGATCTTCAATATCCTGTTGGAACTGCGCGAGGCCATGGACGTCACCCTCCTCTTCATCACCCACAGTCTCGCCGCTGCACGATATCTCTGCAACCGGATCGCAGTCCTCTACAGGGGGCACCTGGTGGAGTTGGGTCCCGCCGATGAGATCATTTATCGCCCTGCCCATCCTTACACGCAGGCGCTGATCGACGCCATCCCCAAATTCGGGGATTGTTCGGATCTAAAACGGTACGGCACGCTCCTTCGGGTGGACAGCGAAGGGGCCGGGAGCGTCTCAGGCTGCCCCTTTCTTCCCCGCTGCGCCGTCGCTCAGAGACTTTACTGCAGCCAGAAGAACCCGGAAATAAGGCTTTTCGCACCGGAACACTGGGTGGCCTGCTATTTCCCGGACCTTCGCAAGGGGGGATCGGCCGTTGGTGAATCATGCTACCTTTCTCCTTGA